AAGCCGTTAATACTTTTTCCTAAGGGGACAAACTCTTCAGGCAAGGTTCTAAGGTCAATTTTTTGAAGAAAACTTTCATTCATATTGGCTAATTTCATCGTAAGAGATTTGATGGGCAAGAGGAGCATTCTTGAGAGAAATAGCGCATAAAAAAGAATCAGAAAGATAGCGATGAGGTTGATAGTCAAAATATTCTTCAGAATCTCATTGAGTAATTTATCCGTATCACTGATATTTTTTGTGATGGAGATAAAGAGTGCTTTGGCTTTATTTAACGGATAGTAGATTCGTAAGTAGTGTTGATTGTTCCGTGTTGAATGCTCAAAAAATATTTTTGTTTTGGCATCAACTCGGATGACTGTTTTGACTTTTAAATCTTGAATACTCAGCTCCGGATCAAACAGATTTACACCCAATTGATTCAAATCTGATGATTTAGAAACAGCGACTAAAGCGGCTTCCTTTTTAAGAGAGTTGGTTAAGTCTTTGTAGATGGAAATTTTGATGTAGTTATATAAAATAATCGAGAAGATTACAATCAGTACTGTTGATGCCAGTACCAATTGTAAAATAAAACTATTTCTTATACTTTTTTTGGAAAACAAAATCGATAACCTCTTCGTCTCACGGTCTCAATAGTTGAGATTTCCAATGGTTTATCCATTTTTTGACGAATCTGGTTAATAGCAACTTCGATGACATTTGGAGTGACAAGTTCTGGCTCTTCCCAAATAGCATCCAGTAGTTGTTCTTTTGAGACGATTTGATCGCTATGGCGTGCAAGGTGTGTGAGTACTTCAAAAGGTTTTCCTTTGAGCTCGATCTCTTGACCTTTATAGGTGATTTTTTCTTCATCAGGATCGATTGTTAAATCATCAATTTTGATAACATTAGTGCCACCAAAGCGTAATCTTGCTTCAATTCTCGCTACCAAAATATCAAAATCAAATGGTTTTTTGATGTAATCATCGGCACCGGCTTTGAGGGCTTTGATTTCACTCTCTTTGTCATCTTTTGCTGATAAAATCACAGCGGCAGTTCTTGGAGATTTTTGTTTAATAATATTGATTAAATCTACACCATCGCCATCTGGCAACATCCAATCAGCTAAAACTAAATCATAATTTCTTATTCCAATATAATATTCTGCATCTTTAAAATTTTCTGAGCTATCAGTCTGATAGCCAAACTCCTGAAGTCCTTCTGCTATAGTTCTACCTAGTGTTACTTCATCTTCAACAATTAGGATTCTCATTATTGTTCCTTGCATTTAAAATTTAATATATATCTTGACGTGAAAAAGATAAAGGAGATTATAACATAATTTTAGCTAGATTTAAAGTTTTTTTAATAAATTTTTAATAAATTTTTAATTTTCTTTTAATAATAGCGCCCACTACGCAGTTGCTTATAATATCAGGCTTAGATATTTTGAGTTTTATTTTCTCAATTTTTGGGAATTCATTGCTCAAAATTGTGATGATTTCTTCTAACGCCTCTTCAATAAGAAGAAATTTTCGCCTCATGATAGTTTCTTGTATGATTTTTGTTACTTGCGAATAATCAATAAAATTTGAATTTGAATACTGATAGTGGATTTTCGCATCGACAATAATGCGCTGCTTTGTATGTCGCTCTGTATCTAAGAGTCCCAGTATCGCATCAAATTCAAAATTCTTTATAAAGATGGTCACTTAAACGACTCGCGTTTCTTCCCCTTTAAATATTCGGATGATATTGGGGATGTGTTTGTAAAAGATAATAAAGGTGATGATAATAATAGGCGCATGCGTGCTGATTTGTGGAATATTTGGATGAATGATAAAGGAGGCAATAACAAGGGCCAAAAGACCACTGAGCGATG
This genomic window from Sulfurospirillum sp. 1612 contains:
- the hsrA gene encoding homeostatic response regulator transcription factor HsrA, whose amino-acid sequence is MRILIVEDEVTLGRTIAEGLQEFGYQTDSSENFKDAEYYIGIRNYDLVLADWMLPDGDGVDLINIIKQKSPRTAAVILSAKDDKESEIKALKAGADDYIKKPFDFDILVARIEARLRFGGTNVIKIDDLTIDPDEEKITYKGQEIELKGKPFEVLTHLARHSDQIVSKEQLLDAIWEEPELVTPNVIEVAINQIRQKMDKPLEISTIETVRRRGYRFCFPKKV
- a CDS encoding dihydroneopterin aldolase, with translation MTIFIKNFEFDAILGLLDTERHTKQRIIVDAKIHYQYSNSNFIDYSQVTKIIQETIMRRKFLLIEEALEEIITILSNEFPKIEKIKLKISKPDIISNCVVGAIIKRKLKIY